The genomic DNA ACCATCACCGCCACCGGAATCAGCCTCTTCATCCTCTCCTCCTTTGGTTCGCGACGTTTTCATCAAGACGTGGATGCGATCCAGCAGTCGGAAGTTTAAGCGATCCTGGACCGGGTCGGTCAAGTCCGGGGGGCCTTCCGCCGGGATGGTGGCCGTGGAAGCTACGCCGCGTCGGCGGCGGGGCTTTCGACGGCCCGGACGGAGACGGTGCGCCGGGCGGGGCCGCGAACCAGGGTGAGCGGGGCGTCCACGCCGACGCGCTCCTCCGTGAGGAGCCGCTGGAGGTCGTCGATCCCCGCGACCGAATGGTCGGCGTAGCCGACGATGATGTCCCCTTCCTCCACCGCCGCCCGGGCGGCGGGGCTGTCCTTCTCCACCGAGACCACCAGCACTCCGCGCTCGGCGGGCAGATCGTGGAAGCGGACCTGGCGGCGGGGAAGGGGCACCGTCTGGCCGGCGATCCCGAGCCAGGCGCGCCGCACCCTGCCCTCGCGGATCAGCCTCCCCGCCACGAACTTCGCGGTGTTCACGGCGATGGCGAAGCAGATCCCCTGGGCCGGGAGGATCGTGGCGGTGTTGACACCGATGACCTCGCCTCGCGAGTTCACCAGCGGGCCGCCGGACGAGCCGGGGTTGAGGGCGGCGTCGGTCTGCAGGATGTTCTCCATCAGCCGCCCGCTCCCCGTCCGCAAGGAGCGCCCGAGCGCGCTCACCACTCCGGCCGTCACCGTGCACTGGAAACCGAACGGATTGCCGATCGCGATCGCCAGCTGGCCCACCCGCACCTCGGCCGAATCTCCGAGCGGCGCGGGGACGAAGCCGGTGGAGGGAATCCGGAGCACGGCCAGATCGGTCGCCGGATCGTCGCCGGCGAGAGACGCCTCGAAACGCCGGCCGTCGGGCAGGGTGACGTCGATCCTCCCGGCGGCGTGCACGACGTGGCTGTTCGTCAGCAGGAATCCGTCGGGCGTGAAGATGAAGCCCGAGCCGCTGCCGCGCGCGCCGCGCTCGGGGAGCCGGCCCGCCGGCGCTCCTTCCGGCCGCGGGCGCACCTCGATATTCACGACGGCCGGGCTGATCCGCTCCGCCGCTCCCGTCACCGCGCGCGAATAGGCATCGAGAAGCGTTTCGTCCGAGAGGGCGGCGGGACTGGCGCGATCTTCCGGGTCGCCTTGCCGGACGGCGCCCGAAGCGCCATCCTCGGCGGCACCGGAACTACCCTGCAGCAACTCCAGGAAGCGAGCCATCAGTCAGTCTCCGCCGGAACGCACAACCCAGGATAGCCCCTCCAATCAAGCGGGGAAAAAGATTATTCCCGCCGCCGCGGCAAGCTCGCTCACGGCCCGGTTTTTTGATTCCCGGCCCGACCCGGATCAAAATCCCTCGACGAACGGAGGGCGCCGCCGGACCCGCGCCGTCCGGCAATCGCTCAACGCCTCCCGTGCCCGCATCGGGGCCTCCAGGAAGGCCGCCGCGATGCGGAATCCGCTCAGAATCGAGCATCTTTCCCGATACAGGGACTTCGTCGAGCCGTTCTCCTTTGCCGAGGTCGAAGAAGATCGCGGGCCGGCCGGAGAAGGGTCAGCCGCGGGCCGGGGTGCCGGAAAGAAGCTGGTGGATGGTGGACTCGATTTTCTCGATGTTGACGGGCTTGAGCAGGCAGGGATTGTTCGTCACGGTCGACATCTGCTGGTTGGTCAGCGAATTCATGTCGCCGGTGATGAAGATGAAGCGCTTGCGCATCGACGGCTTGATCGTCGCCACCTTTTCGTAGAGCTGGATGCCGCTCATCTTCGGCATCTTGATGTCGGTGATGACCAGATCGTAGTCGCGCGCCTCGATCTTCTTCAGAGCCTCGAGGCCGGTGGACGCGGTGTCGATCTTGTGGCCCAGCGCCTGTAGAAGCTGCAGGTAAAGCTCCACGATGATCTCCTCGTCGTCCACCACCAGGATCTCCTTGCCGGCGTCGCCTCCTTGCCGGGCGGGCGCCTCCCGCGCCGGCCACGGCTCTCCGGCGCTGTGCACGGGGAAGATCACCTGGAAGGTCGTTCCCTGGCCGAGGCGGGTCTGCACGCGGAGCTCGCCGCCGTGCTCCCGAACGATCCCGTAGGAGACGCTCAAGCCAAGGCCGGTCCCGCTGCCCATTTTTTTCGTCGAAAAGAAGGGATCGAAGATCCGGGGCAGCACCTCCGGGGGGATGCCGGCGCCGTTGTCCGCCACTTCCAGGATCACTTTGCCGTCCTCGGAGTGGCTGCGCAAGACCAGCCGGCCGGGCGTCTGCCGGGAGCTCATCGCCTGCTGGGCGTTGGTGATCAGGTTCGTGAAGACCTGCTGCACCTGATGGAAATCGCCGAGGATGTAGGGAAGGCGCGGGTCCAGCTCCTTCACGATCTCGATGTTCTCGGTCTGGAGGGTCGGCTCGAGGAGATCCAGGGTCTTTTCGAGAATGCCGTTGATGCCCACCGGCTTCTTCTCCGGATGGGCGGGCCGCGAGAAGCTCAGGAGATTCTGGACGATCTTCTGGCAGCGGTCGGCGCACTCCACGATCCGCTCGATGTCGCGCCGGAAGATTCCCTCCTTGTCCCGCTGCGCGAGAAGCTGCGAGAAGCCGAGGACTCCCGAGAGGGGATTGTTAAGCTCGTGCGCCACGCTGGCCACGATCTCCCCGATGCTCGAGAGCTTCTCCGTCTGCTGCATCATGACGGCGGCCTCCCTTTGCTCGGTCACGTCGCGGCCGATCAGCATCAGGGACCCCGGCCCGGTGCCGAGGGGCCCCACGCTCAGCGCGACGTGGCGGGGGCCGAGCCGGCCGTCGTAGCGCCGCGGCTCGGAGCCGGGCGCGGCGAGCCCGGTCAGCTCGCTCACCGGCGGCAGGCCCTCCAGCAGGGAGCTCACCTCCATGGCGAGGAGCTCCTGGCGGCTTCGCCCCGAAAGGCGCTCCACCGTCTGGTTGGCCTCGCGGATCATCCCGTCCGAGTCGACCTGCAGGATGATGTCCGGGGAATTATCGAACAGGGCGCGGGTCCGGGCGCCGGTCTCCTGCTGCTCGCGGACTTTCTCCTCCAGCGACCGGTAGAGCATGGAATTCTTGATGGCGCTCGCCGCGGCGGAGGCGACGACCCGGCAGAATTTCAGCTCCTGATCGGTGAAGCACCGCTTGCGGGAGGCGCGCAGGAACAGCGTGCCGATCACCGTCTCCTGATAGACGATGGGGAGAACGAGCAGGGAGCGGAAGTTGAGACGCAGCAGCTCCTCGATGTACGGCCGCATCAGTTCGCTGGTCTCGACGTCCTCGATGATCACGGCTTTCTTCCGGCGGATCGCCGCCTGGATTTCCGGATACTTGTCCAGATTGACGGGCAGCATCTTCAGCTTCCGGTCGTCGTTCGCGGCCACGACGAAGGCGCGCTTCCCCTCCTCCTCCACCAGGATGATCGAGCAGCGCGCGGCGTCGACCGCGTCGGCGATCCGGCTGGCGATCTCGTACATCACCGCGTGAAAATCGAGGGAGGAGGTGATCGAGTCCATGATTTTCAGGACGATCCTCAGCTCCTGCCGCTCCTGGTAGATCATCCCCACCTGGGCGCGCGAGGCCCGAATCTGCAGAACCTGGTATCCGAAGTGTAGGCCGACGGCATAGAAAAGCGGGAACACCATCAGGTGCTCCATCGCCCAGAGGTTCTCGGTCCCCCGGATTCCGAGGAACAGGAGGTAGAGGCCGCTGAGGCTCACCGGGGCCATGAGGATCTGGTAGATGCGCGTCGATCCGGCGGTGCTGATGAGCAGCAGGAAGAGGAAGACGCACAGGAGGCCGCTGGATTCGGCCTGGAACACCACGAAAGTGATGATCGCCGCGTCGAGGAGATTCAGGGCGAATTCGAAGGAAGCCGAAGAAATGGAGCTCAGGGGGAGAAAGGTCACCGCCAGGTTGGCGATCAGCAGCGCGGCGAGGCTCAGGTCGACCAGGAGGGTTCCGAAGACATCCCCGGGCGCAGCGGTTCCGAACCCCAGGAGCGTGCCGAAAAGGGTCCACCGCAGCAGCACCATGGCGCGCTTCCGCGGAATCTCGAAGGAAGTCAGTCTTTCGGTGGAGAACTCGAGGATCTCGGAGAGAGTGGGCATGTTTTTCCGCGAAGGCTCCCCCGGCTCGGCGCAGAGAATCGAATGCAAATATAGGCCCGGCGTGGGCCGCCGCAAGGCGCGGAGGCGCTTCGGAGGTGGGAGTTTGGAAAGCGCCAGGAAATTGACGGGAGCGGACCGGCGGGACCCTTACCGGAAGGTGTAGATCCGGTAATCCCCCCCGGAGTAGGACCGCGCCAGGCAGGGCCAGGGGAGGCTGGCGGCGAGACGCGGAAAGGCCTGGCGCTCGGGGGGGCCCTCGATCAGCGCCGCCACCCCGCGCGACTCGAGAATCTGGCAGGAGACGGCGGGATCGGCTGCGGAGAAAGCCTTCATCAGCGCTTCCATCTGGAGGGAGAAATCCTCCCGGTCGGAGTAAAAGAGGTGCCCCGCCCAGGTGTCGGAGAGGACGGAAGGATGGCCGCTCAGATAGACGAGGTCGGGACTGGTGCGCAGCGGAGAGCCTTGCACCGTGCGCCCCGGGGGCAGGTGCGTTCGGATCCACCTTCCCGCGGCCACCTCGTCGGCGGGAAGCACGGGCTTGGCGATCGAAGCGCCGGCGGCGAACCAGGCCACCGAGAGGCATCCGGCGCCCAGAACGCCCAGCGCCGCCCACTGTGGGCCGCGCCGGCCCCTGCCCCGGGGCGGGAAAATCCAATCGAGGGCCATCCCTCCGAACACCGCCAGCCCGATCCAGGAGAGCATCGAGACCCGCATCGCCAGATCGTTGTTCTCCCCGGTCGAGGCCACGAGGCAAAGGACGGGCAGACTGACGCCGACCATCAGCAGGAAAGGGAGGGTCCCGGGCCTGAGCGCCGGATCGCGGCGCGCCCTCTCCATCCCCGCCGCGCCCAGCAGAAGGGCCGGTCCGAACTCCAGCAGGATCTGGAGCGGAGCCAGAGGGCCCGCGCCGGCCCAGCGAAACTTGTCGACGTCTCCCCGCTCTCCGGCGTACAGGCTCAGGACCGGCCAGCCCAGGATCACGGCCGCCGCTCCCGCCAGCGCGCTGCGCAGCAGGACGTCGCGCCCGAAGGTCGATCGGGAGATGGCGAAGCGGACGAGATCGACGCCACGGAGCAGCGCGATCGCCGCGGCTCCGGCGAGGGCGATGTAACCGTTGTACCCCGCCATCGACGCCAGGCAGGCGCCCGCGACCGCGATCGCGCCGAGACCCGTCTCGGTCTTCCGAAGGAAGCGAAGCGCCAGGAGCAGCACCACCAGCGCCGCGACGGCGTGGGGGACCCAGTAGTAGCCGGCGAAGAAAGTGGGGATGAGGAGGCCGCGATTCGACACCCACCCGTCGACGTTCCAGTGGCGCAGGAAGATCGCGGCCCACCCTCCCGCCTCCTCCCGCAGGCGCGCGAGCCCGACGACCGGCAGGACGTCGAAACCGCCGGCCACGCTCACGAAGAAGCACGCCAGCCAGGCCACCCGTATCCGGCCGGTCAGGTCGGCCACGGTGCGAAACAGCGTCTCCAGGAAGATGGCGCAGAGCAGAATCGCCAGCAAGGCGATGCAGAGATAGGAGGGAGCCCCGGCGCCGCCGCAGAGAAGGATTGCCCCCAGCAGGATATGAAAGAAGGTGTGGTAGTAGAAAGGGCTGCCGGATTGAAGGAATGGATTGATCGGAGGAAGTCCGCGGCTGGCGATCGCCTCGGCAATCGAAAGGTGATTGTTCAGATCCCAGCCCTTCACGCGGGTCTCGCTGCCGTCGGGATGGGATGAGAGGGTCAGCGTCGGGACCAGCAGGAGGAGGGTGATCAGGAGCAGCGCGTAGAACGCGCGGGGCGGAGGGGTCGATCGCCGCGGTGCGGAGGGGCGCGGGCGGTAGGTTCCCACCACCAGCAGAACCGCCGGCAGAAGGACCAGGACGGCGAGCACGCTCCAGCGCTGGAAACGGACCAGGGTGCCGGCCAGCCGCAGGGCGAGCGGGCAAAGGCCGAGCGACGCGGCGCCGCAGTGGAGCAGGTCGGAAGGGGAGCGAGGGTCTGCCGGAGTCCTCAGGCATCGCAGCAGCGAGTAGCCGGGGAAGAAAAGCGCCAGGGCGAAGCCCGCCAGAATCCGCAGGGGCCTGAACGGGGCGCCAGCGAGGAGGAAAGCGACGCCGAGCCACGCGAGATCGCGCGCCAGCGCCCGCCCGGAGTCGCTCACGGCGGCGGGCTTCCCGCGCCCCCGGATAGGTCCGCGACCGGCACGAAGAGATAGGCGCCCGCGTGATGCGCCTCGATCCGCTCGCCGGGCCGGAAGCGCCGATCCACCCGGGCAAGCTCCGCCCGGCGATCGGCGCTCCATCCATGCGAGAAGACGAGCCACCAGCGCTCGGACGGGTCGCTTCCCAGGATACGATTGACCTCCGGGACGTAATCCCAGATGACCGTCTCGCGCCCGAGCACGACCCGATCGGAAGACCCGCGGTAGTAGAAACGGAATTGGGGGATGGCGTCTTTGTTGACCAGGATGCGATCTCCCGGGGTGGAGCGTCGCTCCAAGGAGCGTAGAACGGGCCTCATCTCCTGCCCCGCGGGCTCGGTATGGTAACGATAAAGGAAAATCCCGGCGCCGGCGAGGAGGGCTGCCGCGAATGCCGGAACGCTGATCCCCCGGGCGGCCGGACGGAGGCCGGCGACGCCGGCGGCGACCAGGACGAAGAAGAGGGGCCCGGCGAAGAGCATCTGGCGGGTCCCGCCGTAGGGGTAGAGGCGGAGCATGGAGGCCGCCGCCGCCCCGGTCACCGAAAGGAGAAACAGCAGCACCGGGATACGGCCGTCAGGCCGGCGGAGAAGGAAGACCCCTCCGGCGGCGGCCAGCCCTCCGAACAGAAGGCCGGCGGCGGGATGGATGAAGGAGAGATAGCTCCACAGCTCCAGCGTGGCACGCGCCAGAAAGCGCAGCCCGGTCAAGATCCCGCCCGCGGGAAGGAACTTGTCCTCATAGAACGCGGCCGGAGTCCCATGGCTCATCTGGGCGGGAAGGCTCGCGAGGTAGAAGGGGAGCGCCCCCGCCGCCGCGCCCACGACGGCGAGCACTCCGCGCGC from Candidatus Polarisedimenticolia bacterium includes the following:
- a CDS encoding trypsin-like peptidase domain-containing protein; protein product: MARFLELLQGSSGAAEDGASGAVRQGDPEDRASPAALSDETLLDAYSRAVTGAAERISPAVVNIEVRPRPEGAPAGRLPERGARGSGSGFIFTPDGFLLTNSHVVHAAGRIDVTLPDGRRFEASLAGDDPATDLAVLRIPSTGFVPAPLGDSAEVRVGQLAIAIGNPFGFQCTVTAGVVSALGRSLRTGSGRLMENILQTDAALNPGSSGGPLVNSRGEVIGVNTATILPAQGICFAIAVNTAKFVAGRLIREGRVRRAWLGIAGQTVPLPRRQVRFHDLPAERGVLVVSVEKDSPAARAAVEEGDIIVGYADHSVAGIDDLQRLLTEERVGVDAPLTLVRGPARRTVSVRAVESPAADAA
- a CDS encoding glycosyltransferase family 39 protein, which gives rise to MLKDRRLWAILILGAAVRLFGLGDRSLSYDECQQFWASRGNPLISNREITLDPPLFAAMLRVHALASRSELWLRLLPCLFGILAIPAVAGLARAASGDATTALLAALFTALAPYPIRYSQSLRVYALTLLMCALLPGAYLAARKTGGIREWARTGILACAALLTMYGAVWILLAMGILSVSDWLRRAPGAARGVLAVVGAAAGALPFYLASLPAQMSHGTPAAFYEDKFLPAGGILTGLRFLARATLELWSYLSFIHPAAGLLFGGLAAAGGVFLLRRPDGRIPVLLFLLSVTGAAAASMLRLYPYGGTRQMLFAGPLFFVLVAAGVAGLRPAARGISVPAFAAALLAGAGIFLYRYHTEPAGQEMRPVLRSLERRSTPGDRILVNKDAIPQFRFYYRGSSDRVVLGRETVIWDYVPEVNRILGSDPSERWWLVFSHGWSADRRAELARVDRRFRPGERIEAHHAGAYLFVPVADLSGGAGSPPP
- a CDS encoding ATP-binding protein gives rise to the protein MPTLSEILEFSTERLTSFEIPRKRAMVLLRWTLFGTLLGFGTAAPGDVFGTLLVDLSLAALLIANLAVTFLPLSSISSASFEFALNLLDAAIITFVVFQAESSGLLCVFLFLLLISTAGSTRIYQILMAPVSLSGLYLLFLGIRGTENLWAMEHLMVFPLFYAVGLHFGYQVLQIRASRAQVGMIYQERQELRIVLKIMDSITSSLDFHAVMYEIASRIADAVDAARCSIILVEEEGKRAFVVAANDDRKLKMLPVNLDKYPEIQAAIRRKKAVIIEDVETSELMRPYIEELLRLNFRSLLVLPIVYQETVIGTLFLRASRKRCFTDQELKFCRVVASAAASAIKNSMLYRSLEEKVREQQETGARTRALFDNSPDIILQVDSDGMIREANQTVERLSGRSRQELLAMEVSSLLEGLPPVSELTGLAAPGSEPRRYDGRLGPRHVALSVGPLGTGPGSLMLIGRDVTEQREAAVMMQQTEKLSSIGEIVASVAHELNNPLSGVLGFSQLLAQRDKEGIFRRDIERIVECADRCQKIVQNLLSFSRPAHPEKKPVGINGILEKTLDLLEPTLQTENIEIVKELDPRLPYILGDFHQVQQVFTNLITNAQQAMSSRQTPGRLVLRSHSEDGKVILEVADNGAGIPPEVLPRIFDPFFSTKKMGSGTGLGLSVSYGIVREHGGELRVQTRLGQGTTFQVIFPVHSAGEPWPAREAPARQGGDAGKEILVVDDEEIIVELYLQLLQALGHKIDTASTGLEALKKIEARDYDLVITDIKMPKMSGIQLYEKVATIKPSMRKRFIFITGDMNSLTNQQMSTVTNNPCLLKPVNIEKIESTIHQLLSGTPARG